The region CGCAAGATGTTGGTCTCGATGGCAACCGGCACCGGCAAGACCCGTACAGCCGCCGCCTTCATCAAGCGGCTGTTTGAGGCCAATGTGGTCAGTCGGGTGCTGTTTTTGGTGGACCGCATTACTCTGGCGAAGCAGGCTGAGGATGCTTTCGCCGAGCATCTGCCCGGCTATCCCGCCTATGTGCTGCGCGGTGGTCGCCGTTTTCAGGACGAAAAGCGCATCACCATTTCCACCCTTCAGACTTTTATTGGTGAGTATGCCAATCTTCCCGCCTCGTATTTTCAGCTTGTTGTCGTGGACGAGTGCCATCGTTCGATTTATGGCAAGTGGTCGGGTACGCTGCGGCACTTCGACGGCATTCAGGTGGGGTTGACCGCCACTCCGTGCGTGATGATGGATCCCGATGACCTGCCCGATCCCGAGGATGGCCAGTTTATCCGCGACACCTTGAAGTTCTTCGAGGTGGCCGAGCCGACCTTCACCTACTCCCTGAAACAGGCCATCCAGGAAGGAAACCTGCTCCCCTACCACATTTATCGGGCGCTGACGGTCAAGACCGCTGCCCGGGGTGGGTTTGAGGTGAGGCGGGACGAACTTGATTGGTCGGCGATGGACAAGGCGACGAAGGCCGAGTTCGAGGTCCATTTCAATGGTGCGGATTCCATTATCGTGGATCCATCGGTGTTGGAGCGCAAGTTCACCATCCCGGAGCGGAACCGCGCCATGGTGCGCGAGTTTCGTCAAGTGATGGAGAAGGGCTTTATTGGCAAGGATGGGTTGAAGCGCGCGCCCCTGTGGGGCAAGACCATCGTGTTTGCGGTGACGAAAAAGCACGCGGAGACGCTGGCCCACATGTTTGACCAGGAGTTCGCGGACAAGAAGCCGACTCCTCAGACCCGTTACGCGGACTTCGTGGTATCGGGGCTGGGTCAAGACGACACTGTGGATGGTTTCACCAAGATCAAACGGTTCAAAGACGAGGAATTCCCGAAGATCCTGGTGTCGGTGAACATGCTAGATACCGGCTTTGACGCGCCCGAGGTGGTCAATCTGGTGATGGCCCGATTTACCAGATCCACCATTCTTTATCAGCAAATGCGCGGTCGCGGCACGAGGCTGGCCCCGCATATCAAGAAATCCGCGTTTACGATGTTTGATTTTGTTGGTGTCACCGACTTCCATGGTGACAACGAGGATGCCGGTGAGGGTGGGGTCGTCATTGCGGCCAAGCCCCGCGATCCCGTGGCACAGCCGCGCATGTTGCTCACCTTGGATATCTACGATCACATTGACCCGTCCACCCGTGAGTGGTTCACCGTGGACGAGGACGGCAACCTGATCCGCACCGACGAGGAGGAAGCCAAGGCGACCGAGTTGGGCTTGTGTTTCGAGGCGTGGCTGGTTGGGCGTTCGTTTGATACCGAGCAACTGCGCTGGCTGCGGATGGTGGAAAGCCAAATCCGCGCCAATGCCGGCGAGATGGAGGCGTTCGAGGCGTACCGGTTCACGATAGCGCCCTTTTCTCTCAACGGTGGTTATCCGCGAGCGCGTCAAGTGTTTGGTGGTGAGGAGGCCCTGAACGAGATGCTTGCCAGCCTGAACGCTGCTGTGTTTCCTACCCCTCCCGGTGGTGGCGACCCTGCCCCGGAACAGCCTGCGGCGCATTGAGACAGGACCCGACGATGCCCCTTACTCCCGAGCTTCGGCGCGGCATTGACCAAATTCGCGACTACCTCTATGGCGGCGGCTTCCCCGACCCGCTGACCAACGCCGAACAGCTTTCGTTCCTGTTCTTCTTCTATCTTGTGGAAGGGATGGACGCTGATAGCCTGATGCGGGCGAAGGCGACCAAGCGCGATTACACCTCGATGTTCGCGGGCGATTGGGCGATCAGGAACCCCCTCAATGCGCCTGGGCAGGCCGCACTCCCGGCCGAGCGGATGAAATGGTCGCAGTGGAGTGTGATGGCGGGTGAAACCCTGGTGCGGTGGGTCCGTGACGAGGTGTTTCCCTTCTTCACCGAGGTGGCCGAACGCTCGGCAATGAACTTTATGACCGGGGCGCGACTGGGCATTGACGAGCCGACCG is a window of Pararhodospirillum photometricum DSM 122 DNA encoding:
- a CDS encoding DEAD/DEAH box helicase family protein, with the protein product MSANEAFSRVKIDAQLKDVGWRLSDGKSVRYEYVLPDRTKADYVLCNRHGHSLAVVEAKKASINPVEAEGQALAYARHLGVPFIFLANGEEVWFWEWEKEAHPRKVATFSSQADLERAEALRKLRVDPMTVAIDTKIAGRDYQKACINKLCQEITLGRRKMLVSMATGTGKTRTAAAFIKRLFEANVVSRVLFLVDRITLAKQAEDAFAEHLPGYPAYVLRGGRRFQDEKRITISTLQTFIGEYANLPASYFQLVVVDECHRSIYGKWSGTLRHFDGIQVGLTATPCVMMDPDDLPDPEDGQFIRDTLKFFEVAEPTFTYSLKQAIQEGNLLPYHIYRALTVKTAARGGFEVRRDELDWSAMDKATKAEFEVHFNGADSIIVDPSVLERKFTIPERNRAMVREFRQVMEKGFIGKDGLKRAPLWGKTIVFAVTKKHAETLAHMFDQEFADKKPTPQTRYADFVVSGLGQDDTVDGFTKIKRFKDEEFPKILVSVNMLDTGFDAPEVVNLVMARFTRSTILYQQMRGRGTRLAPHIKKSAFTMFDFVGVTDFHGDNEDAGEGGVVIAAKPRDPVAQPRMLLTLDIYDHIDPSTREWFTVDEDGNLIRTDEEEAKATELGLCFEAWLVGRSFDTEQLRWLRMVESQIRANAGEMEAFEAYRFTIAPFSLNGGYPRARQVFGGEEALNEMLASLNAAVFPTPPGGGDPAPEQPAAH